The following is a genomic window from Gammaproteobacteria bacterium.
ATCACAAATTCACCCATCGCAGATGTTTTTGTGGTGTGGGCGAAAGATGATGCGGGTGACATTCGTGGATTCATCCTTGAAAAAGGGATGAAAGGGTTGTCTGCGCCGAAAATTGAAGGCAAATTCAGCTTGCGTGCCTCGATCACTGGTGAGATTGTCATGGATGAGGTTTTTGTCCCAGAAGAAAATGTATTCCCTGAAATCAAGGGACTTCGCGGACCATTTGGTTGTTTAAACCGTGCACGTTATGGCATTGCTTGGGGCGCTTTGGGCGCTGCTGAGTTTTGCTGGCATGCGGCACGCCAGTACACTTTGGATCGTAAGCAATTTGGTCGCCCGCTGGCCCAAACCCAGCTGGTCCAGAAGAAATTGGCGGATATGCAAACTGAAATTGCCTTGGGATTGCAGGGCGCGCTGCGTGCTGGACGACTTATGGACGAAGGGCGGTTTGAGCCGGAGATGATCTCACTCATCAAGCGTAACTCCTGTGGAAAAGCCCTAGAGATAGCACGTATGGCGCGTGACATGCATGGTGGGAATGGAATTTCTGATGAGTTTCATGTCATCCGTCATGTGATGAATCTCGAGGCCGTGAATACTTATGAGGGAACGCATGACATTCATGCACTCATCCTCGGGAGAGCGCAAACTGGTTTGCAAGCGTTTTGCTAGGCTCAGCATTGGCAGGCGGGATTTGCTACGTTCGGCGAGTCCCGCCCGATAAAATGCTTGATTTGAAGGCAGCATCAAGTAAGCTCACGGTATATAGCTAAGCGAACAAATCACCAATGAACCGTTTCAATTCGATCGTACTGTTTCTGTTTCTGACCTTCACATTTGGGGTGCATGCCGCTTCGGACAAGCTGGCGAGTCTCGTTAAGTCGGTGGAATCCAAAGTCATCACCGAGACAGATCTAAAACCTTTGCAACCGACTCGTCATCAACGGTTGGCTGCCCGCATTGCTAAAGATTTATTGGCCTTTTATCACTATCGAAGAGACTTGCGTTTTGACGACAATTTTTCGAAACAGGTCTATCGCCGCTACCTTGATTCGCTTGACCCCGCCAAAGTTTATTTGCGACAAAGTGATCTTGATGACTTCGCCAAGTATCAGACAGCGTTCGATAATGCGTTAACGAAAGGCGAACTCACGCCTGTGTTCACCATTTTTGATGCATTCCGTGAGCGGTGGGTGGAACGTTATAACTACGCGATCAAACTGTTGGATGGGAAATTTGATTTTACGCGTGATGAAGAGTTTCTGTTCGACAGGGAAAACGCCACGTGGCCTGCTGATCGAAGTGAGCAGAATGAGCTTTGGCGGCTACGTGTAAAAAATGATCTCATTGGATTGCTCCTTGCTGACAAAACGGAAACCCAAGCCAAA
Proteins encoded in this region:
- a CDS encoding acyl-CoA dehydrogenase, which translates into the protein MSKQRLPLSIWDDIFLLNDQLTEEERMIRDSAHQYAQDKLMPRILEANRKEHFDPDIMREMGEMGLLGVTIDGYGCVGASYVAYGLVAREIERVDSGYRSAMSVQSSLVMYPIYAYGTDAQKEKYLPKLATGEWIGCFGLTEPDAGSDPASMKSRAYKVDGGYRLTGNKMWITNSPIADVFVVWAKDDAGDIRGFILEKGMKGLSAPKIEGKFSLRASITGEIVMDEVFVPEENVFPEIKGLRGPFGCLNRARYGIAWGALGAAEFCWHAARQYTLDRKQFGRPLAQTQLVQKKLADMQTEIALGLQGALRAGRLMDEGRFEPEMISLIKRNSCGKALEIARMARDMHGGNGISDEFHVIRHVMNLEAVNTYEGTHDIHALILGRAQTGLQAFC